A single region of the Felis catus isolate Fca126 chromosome F2, F.catus_Fca126_mat1.0, whole genome shotgun sequence genome encodes:
- the LOC101087200 gene encoding fatty acid-binding protein 9, with product MTEPFLGTWKLISSENFEEYMKQLGMSAAARNLAGLAKPIISISANGDEVNIKVENSLKNTEISFKLGEEFDEITADGRKVKSIVTLSSGSMIHVQKWLGKETTIKRQIVDGNMVVEYTMNKTVSTRIYEKV from the exons ATGACTGAGCCCTTCTTGGGAACCTGGAAGCTGATCTCCAGTGAAAACTTTGAGGAATACATGAAACAACTAG GAATGAGCGCAGCAGCCCGGAACCTGGCGGGGTTAGCAAAGCCGATAATCAGTATTAGTGCCAACGGGGATGAAGTGAACATCAAAGTAGAAAATTCCCTCAAGAACACTGAAATCTCCTTCAAACTGGGGGAAGAATTTGATGAAATCACAGCAGACGGTCGGAAAGTGAAG AGCATCGTAACATTAAGCAGTGGTTCAATGATTCATGTCCAAAAATGGCTTGGCAAGGAGACAACAATCAAAAGACAAATTGTAGATGGAAACATGGTAGTG GAATATACCATGAATAAAACTGTCAGCACTCGCATTTATGAAAAGGTATGA
- the FABP4 gene encoding fatty acid-binding protein, adipocyte produces MCDAFVGTWKLSSSENFDDYMKEVGVGFATRKVAGMAKPNMIISVNGDVITIKSESTFKNTEISFRLGEEFDEVTADDRKVKSIITLDGGALVQVQKWDGKSTTIKRKRVDDKLVVECIMKGVTSTRIYERA; encoded by the exons ATGTGTGATGCATTTGTGGGTACCTGGAAACTTAGCTCCAGTGAAAACTTTGACGATTACATGAAAGAAGTGG GAGTGGGCTTTGCCACTAGGAAAGTGGCTGGCATGGCCAAACCCAACATGATCATCAGTGTGAATGGGGATGTGATCACCATTAAATCAGAAAGCACCTTTAAAAATACTGAGATTTCCTTCAGACTGGGTGAAGAATTTGATGAAGTTACTGCAGATGACAGAAAAGTCAAG AGCATCATAACCTTAGATGGGGGTGCCCTGGTACAGGTGCAGAAGTGGGATGGAAAATCAACCACCATAAAGAGAAAACGAGTGGATGATAAACTGGTGGTG gAATGTATCATGAAAGGCGTCACCTCTACCAGAATTTATGAGAGAGCATAA